One Coffea arabica cultivar ET-39 chromosome 5c, Coffea Arabica ET-39 HiFi, whole genome shotgun sequence DNA window includes the following coding sequences:
- the LOC113738448 gene encoding uncharacterized protein yields the protein MNKNLRQTDQPLRQILTKPEVSSRMTKWAVELAEHDIGYRSRTAIKAQALADFLAEGACLAITGQDSPPSGARSGEPWILFVDGASSKEGSGAGLLLISPTGEELTYALRFDFPASNTEAGLADSPPDGYNRGQSQERSQLVVLQVRGEYEAKEDVMKKYLAKVREVIALFDIFEIERVPISQNKRADALSKLASSSFAHLSKEVLVEVVKQKSIDQVQVLAIDSSATWMTSLMNFLNSGVLPGDKTEAYRLQFRAAKYAYAGGTLYRRSYLSPWLKCMTPEEGDYVLREVHEGLCAAHVGSRVLAKKCLLLGYYWPSVFQDAAALVQKCRACQVHAPLCHQPARKMVPIHSPWPFAQWGIDLLDPFPRAPGRYEYLEVAIDYFTKWMEAEPLATISGRQFRISSGET from the coding sequence ATGAACAAGAACCTACGACAGACCGATCAGCCTCTACGACAGATACTCACCAAGCCCGAGGTCTCGAGCAGGATGACCAAATGGGCCGTTGAGCTGGCCGAGCACGACATCGGCTATCGGTCCCGTACTGCCATTAAGGCTCAGGCCTTGGCAGACTTCCTCGCTGAGGGGGCTTGCTTGGCCATAACTGGGCAGGACTCTCCGCCCAGTGGGGCGCGGTCGGGAGAGCCTTGGATTCTATTCGTGGACGGGGCCTCCAGCAAGGAAGGGAGCGGAGCTGGCCTACTGCTCATCTCGCCTACCGGGGAGGAGCTGACCTACGCTCTCCGATTTGACTTCCCCGCATCCAACACTGAGGCCGGGCTTGCGGATAGCCCACCAGATGGGTATAACCGCGGTCAAAGTCAGGAGCGATCCCAGCTCGTCGTCCTCCAAGTTCGCGGGGAATACGAAGCCAAGGAGGATGTCATGAAGAAATACCTGGCCAAGGTACGGGAGGTAATAGCCCTGTTCGACATTTTTGAAATCGAGCGGGTGCCGATATCCCAGAACAAGCGCGCGGACGCCCTGTCAAAGCTGGCGTCCTCATCATTTGCCCACCTGAGCAAGGAAGTCTTGGTAGAGGTGGTCAAGCAAAAGAGCATTGATCAGGTCCAGGTTTTGGCCATAGACAGCTCGGCCACCTGGATGACCTCCCTGATGAACTTCCTCAACTCGGGTGTCCTGCCCGGAGACAAAACGGAGGCTTACCGACTCCAGTTCAGAGCTGCTAAGTACGCCTACGCTGGAGGGACCCTCTACCGGAGGTCGTATCTGTCCCCCTGGCTAAAGTGCATGACTCCAGAGGAGGGCGACTACGTCCTTCGTGAAGTTCACGAGGGCTTATGTGCGGCCCATGTGGGGTCCCGAGTACTAGCCAAAAAGTGCCTTCTCCTGGGCTACTATTGGCCCTCAGTGTTCCAAGATGCCGCGGCCCTGGTTCAGAAGTGCCGAGCTTGCCAGGTGCACGCCCCACTGTGCCACCAGCCAGCCCGGAAAATGGTACCCATCCATAGCCCCTGGCCCTTCGCCCAGTGGGGGATAGATCTCCTGGATCCTTTCCCTCGAGCCCCGGGGAGATACGAGTATCTCGAGGTAGCCATCGACTACTTCACGAAATGGATGGAAGCGGAGCCTCTGGCCACTATCTCTGGGAGGCAATTCAGAATTTCTTCTGGAGAAACATAG
- the LOC113738441 gene encoding uncharacterized protein, protein MTPEEGDYVLREVHEGLCAAHVGSRVLAKKCLLLGYYWPSVFQDAAALVQKCRACQVHAPLCHQPARKMVPIHSPWPFAQWGIDLLDPFPRAPGRYEYLEVAIDYFTKWMEAEPLATISGRQFRISSGET, encoded by the coding sequence ATGACTCCAGAGGAGGGCGACTACGTCCTTCGTGAAGTTCACGAGGGCTTATGTGCGGCCCATGTGGGGTCCCGAGTACTAGCCAAAAAGTGCCTTCTCCTGGGCTACTATTGGCCCTCAGTGTTCCAAGATGCTGCGGCCCTGGTTCAGAAGTGCCGAGCTTGCCAGGTGCACGCCCCACTGTGCCACCAGCCAGCCCGGAAAATGGTACCCATCCATAGCCCCTGGCCCTTCGCCCAGTGGGGGATAGATCTCCTGGATCCTTTCCCTCGAGCCCCGGGGAGATACGAGTATCTCGAGGTAGCCATCGACTACTTCACGAAATGGATGGAAGCGGAGCCTCTGGCCACTATCTCTGGGAGGCAATTCAGAATTTCTTCTGGAGAAACATAG
- the LOC113738430 gene encoding uncharacterized protein, protein MNKNLRQTDQPLRQILTKPEVSSRMTKWAVELAEHDIGYRSRTAIKAQALADFLVEGASLAMTGQDSPPSGARSGEPWILFVDGASSKEGSGAGLLLISPTGEELTYALRFDFPASNTEAGLADSPPDGYNRGQSQERSQLVVLQVRGEYEAKEDVMKKYLAKVREVIALFDIFEIERVPISQNKRADALSKLASSSFAHLSKEVLVEVVKQKSIDQVQVLAIDSSATWMTSLMNFLNSGVLPGDKTEAYRLQFRAAKYAYAGGTLYRRSYLSPWLKCMTPEEGDYVLREVHEGLCAAHVGSRVLAKKCLLLGYYWPSVFQDAAALVQKCRACQVHAPLCHQPARKMVPIHSPWPFAQWGIDLLDPFPRAPGRYEYLEVAIDYFTKWMEAEPLATISGRQFRISSGET, encoded by the coding sequence ATGAACAAGAACCTACGACAGACCGATCAGCCTCTACGACAGATACTCACCAAGCCCGAGGTCTCGAGCAGGATGACCAAATGGGCCGTTGAGCTGGCCGAGCACGACATCGGCTATCGGTCCCGTACTGCCATTAAGGCTCAGGCCTTGGCAGACTTCCTCGTTGAGGGGGCTAGCTTGGCCATGACTGGGCAGGACTCTCCGCCCAGTGGGGCGCGGTCGGGAGAGCCTTGGATTCTATTCGTGGACGGGGCCTCCAGCAAGGAAGGGAGCGGAGCTGGCCTACTGCTCATCTCGCCTACCGGGGAGGAGCTGACCTACGCTCTCCGATTTGACTTCCCCGCATCCAACACTGAGGCCGGGCTTGCGGATAGCCCACCAGATGGGTATAACCGCGGTCAAAGTCAGGAGCGATCCCAGCTCGTCGTCCTCCAAGTTCGCGGGGAATACGAAGCCAAGGAGGATGTCATGAAGAAATACCTGGCCAAGGTACGGGAGGTAATAGCCCTGTTCGACATTTTTGAAATCGAGCGGGTGCCGATATCCCAGAACAAGCGCGCGGACGCCCTGTCAAAGCTGGCGTCCTCATCATTTGCCCACCTGAGCAAGGAAGTCTTGGTAGAGGTGGTCAAGCAAAAGAGCATTGATCAGGTCCAGGTTTTGGCCATAGACAGCTCGGCCACCTGGATGACCTCCCTGATGAACTTCCTCAACTCGGGTGTCCTGCCCGGAGACAAAACGGAGGCTTACCGACTCCAGTTCAGAGCTGCTAAGTACGCCTACGCTGGAGGGACCCTCTACCGGAGGTCGTATCTGTCCCCCTGGCTAAAGTGCATGACTCCAGAGGAGGGCGACTACGTCCTTCGTGAAGTTCACGAGGGCTTATGTGCGGCCCATGTGGGGTCCCGAGTACTAGCCAAAAAGTGCCTTCTCCTGGGCTACTATTGGCCCTCAGTGTTCCAAGATGCCGCGGCCCTGGTTCAGAAGTGCCGAGCTTGCCAGGTGCACGCCCCACTGTGCCACCAGCCAGCCCGGAAAATGGTACCCATCCATAGCCCCTGGCCCTTCGCCCAGTGGGGGATAGATCTCCTGGATCCTTTCCCTCGAGCCCCGGGGAGATACGAGTATCTCGAGGTAGCCATCGACTACTTCACGAAATGGATGGAAGCGGAGCCTCTGGCCACTATCTCTGGGAGGCAATTCAGAATTTCTTCTGGAGAAACATAG